A window from Cydia pomonella isolate Wapato2018A chromosome 8, ilCydPomo1, whole genome shotgun sequence encodes these proteins:
- the LOC133520501 gene encoding set1/Ash2 histone methyltransferase complex subunit ASH2 isoform X2 — MAVPLAGNVKGRQGKRRPAVGGAAEAGAPAGKKGRAADPASLKLPSHGYPTEHPFNKDGYRYILAEPDPHAPFRQEFDESNEWSGKPIPGWLYRSLCPGIVLLALHDRAPQLKISEDRLAVTGEKGYCMVRATHGVSRGAWYWEATVEEMPEGAASRLGWGRRYANLQAPLGYDKFGYSWRSRKGTRFHESRGKHYSNGYGEGDTLGFLIVLPNNHNTKYTPNTYKDRPLVKFKSHLYYEDKDNIQESLNNLKPLTGSKIYFFKNGQCQGAAFLDVYQGCYYPSVSLHKSATVSVNFGPNFKHPPGSEYSYRPMSEKAEEAICEQTMADLLYLTDNEGKLRLDNFNL, encoded by the exons TACCCCTGGCAGGCAACGTAAAGGGACGTCAAGGCAAGCGCCGTCCGGCCGTCGGCGGCGCGGCCGAGGCGGGCGCCCCGGCCGGCAAGAAGGGTCGCGCCGCCGACCCCGCCAGTCTCAAGTTACCATCTCATGGGTATCCAACGGAGCATCCATTCAATAAGGATGGCTACCGGTATATACTGGCTGAGCCTGATCCTCACGCACCATTCAGACAG GAATTTGACGAGAGCAATGAATGGAGCGGCAAGCCCATCCCAGGCTGGTTGTACCGCTCGCTCTGTCCCGGCATCGTGCTGCTCGCTCTACACGACCGCGCGCCGCAGCTGAAGATATCCGAGGACCGGCTCGCGGTGACCGGCGAGAAGGGCTACTGCATGGTGCGCGCCACCCACG GCGTATCACGAGGCGCATGGTACTGGGAAGCCACCGTGGAAGAGATGCCGGAAGGCGCAGCGTCCCGCCTGGGCTGGGGCCGGCGCTACGCGAACCTGCAGGCGCCGCTCGGCTACGACAAGTTCGGCTACTCGTGGCGCAGCCGCAAGGGCACCAG ATTCCACGAGTCGCGCGGCAAACATTACAGCAACGGTTACGGCGAGGGTGACACGCTGGGCTTCCTTATTGTGTTGCCTAACAACCACAATACTAAGTACACGCCCAACACCTACAAGGATCGG CCACTAGTAAAATTCAAAAGCCACCTCTACTATGAAGACAAAGACAACATTCAAGAATCTCTCAACAATCTGAAGCCGCTAACTGGCTCCAAGATATACTTCTTCAAGAACGGCCAGTGCCAAGGGGCAGCCTTTTTGGACGTGTATCAGGGCTGCTATTATCCTTCAGTCAGTTTACATAAGAGTGCCACGGTTAGCGTCAACTTTGGTCCCAACTTCAAGCATCCTCCGGGGAGTGAATATAGCTACAGACCG ATGTCCGAAAAGGCAGAGGAAGCGATCTGCGAACAGACCATGGCCGATCTCCTGTACCTCACCGACAACGAGGGCAAGCTGCGACTCGACAACTTCAATCTCTGA